A single region of the Verrucomicrobiales bacterium genome encodes:
- a CDS encoding thioredoxin family protein, which yields MPTMRSILTLIWALGLALNLGAAAARDAAQTKVDLLLGQEMARPGSVVSVGLRLTTQPGWHTYWRNPGESGSPTTVEWTLPEGVVGTPLEGPAPEKIVIGGILTLAYHDEVVLLTTVALPSGLAAGKHSLRGKVQWLECSDKLCVPRSQTVSAEIVIGTDSKEGRDLTALKEAQAKLPKRSESLQASASWDGAGTQNENERSVTLQWSVPPDVTHVDFYPYEFKTLSVRLTNEWSEIKAGRATVRRVVDRTEGEWPETIPGLVVFGQADVSSHRFTEVAFKPSHPVVPGNEAASAVAAVTVVSPPSAPAASLSLLLKMLVFAFLGGAILNIMPCVLPVISLKILGFVNQSRTSPGRVRQLGLFYALGVLVSFLILAGMVIGLKQAGKAASWGIQFGNPQFLVVLTTLILLVSLNLFGVFEITLGGVAGSADQLARKEGGAGAFFNGVLAVVLATPCTAPFLGVSIGFAIAQPPATIVLFFATVALGLAFPYVLLSWNSAWLKVLPRPGVWMEQFKVAMGFPMLGAAMWLFWLTGKHFGDRSLWFGFFLIVVASAAWVYGQFIQRSHGRSILAWTVLLILLGVGYGWALEKEVAWRSSSKASASGTAASVSDHGPIDWKPWSAAAVAEARTQGRPILVDFTADWCAICGVNLRTSIKIPSVIEKLKEINAVALLGDYTTTPDDITDELTRWGRAGVPLVLVYPADPQLPPQVLPEVLTPSIVLEALAKAAK from the coding sequence ATGCCGACGATGCGATCGATCCTCACTCTAATCTGGGCACTCGGGTTGGCATTGAACTTAGGCGCGGCTGCTGCCCGGGATGCCGCCCAGACCAAGGTCGACCTCCTCTTAGGGCAGGAAATGGCCCGTCCGGGATCGGTGGTGTCGGTCGGACTGCGTCTGACCACCCAGCCGGGTTGGCACACTTATTGGCGGAACCCCGGCGAATCCGGCAGCCCCACGACCGTGGAGTGGACATTGCCGGAGGGCGTCGTTGGCACCCCGTTGGAAGGGCCGGCTCCGGAGAAAATCGTGATCGGGGGGATTCTCACGCTGGCCTACCACGACGAGGTGGTCTTGCTGACAACAGTGGCGCTGCCCAGCGGCTTGGCGGCTGGCAAGCACTCCCTTCGAGGCAAGGTTCAATGGCTGGAATGCAGCGATAAGTTGTGCGTGCCGAGGTCGCAGACAGTCTCAGCGGAGATCGTGATCGGAACCGACAGCAAGGAGGGAAGGGATCTCACGGCCCTGAAGGAGGCTCAGGCGAAGCTGCCGAAACGTTCGGAGTCTTTGCAGGCGAGCGCTTCTTGGGATGGAGCTGGCACTCAGAATGAAAATGAGCGCTCCGTTACTCTGCAATGGTCGGTTCCTCCGGATGTCACTCACGTCGATTTCTATCCCTACGAATTTAAGACCCTATCGGTTCGGCTCACTAATGAATGGTCAGAGATCAAAGCGGGGCGTGCGACTGTGCGTCGCGTGGTGGATCGAACCGAAGGGGAGTGGCCCGAAACCATTCCGGGCTTGGTCGTATTCGGTCAGGCCGATGTGTCTTCGCATCGATTCACAGAGGTCGCCTTTAAACCGTCCCATCCGGTTGTCCCTGGGAATGAAGCGGCGTCTGCCGTCGCAGCCGTAACCGTGGTGTCACCACCCTCCGCTCCGGCTGCCAGTTTGTCCCTGTTGCTGAAGATGCTGGTCTTCGCCTTTCTCGGAGGCGCCATTTTGAACATCATGCCCTGCGTGTTGCCGGTGATCTCGCTGAAGATTCTGGGCTTCGTGAATCAGAGCCGGACTTCGCCGGGGCGAGTTCGCCAGCTGGGGCTGTTCTATGCCCTCGGCGTCTTGGTCTCCTTTCTGATTCTCGCCGGAATGGTGATTGGGCTCAAGCAGGCCGGCAAAGCTGCCAGCTGGGGGATTCAGTTTGGCAATCCGCAGTTTCTGGTGGTCCTCACGACTCTGATTCTCCTGGTGTCATTGAATCTCTTCGGAGTTTTCGAAATTACCTTGGGCGGGGTCGCGGGTTCGGCTGATCAGCTGGCCCGCAAGGAGGGTGGTGCGGGAGCCTTCTTCAATGGCGTTCTGGCGGTCGTGCTCGCGACGCCCTGCACGGCCCCATTTCTGGGTGTGTCGATAGGATTCGCCATCGCTCAACCTCCGGCGACCATCGTGTTGTTCTTTGCCACGGTAGCGCTCGGGCTCGCCTTTCCTTATGTTCTGCTCTCTTGGAATTCCGCCTGGTTGAAAGTCCTGCCTCGACCGGGTGTTTGGATGGAACAGTTCAAGGTCGCGATGGGTTTTCCCATGCTTGGAGCCGCCATGTGGCTCTTTTGGCTGACTGGAAAGCACTTCGGGGATCGAAGTTTGTGGTTCGGGTTTTTCCTCATCGTGGTGGCCTCGGCTGCCTGGGTGTACGGACAGTTCATTCAACGCAGTCATGGGCGATCCATTCTAGCCTGGACCGTGCTATTGATTTTGTTGGGTGTGGGCTATGGGTGGGCATTGGAGAAAGAGGTGGCCTGGCGTTCGTCCAGCAAGGCGAGCGCTTCGGGGACTGCCGCCTCCGTCTCGGACCATGGTCCCATCGATTGGAAGCCGTGGAGCGCTGCTGCGGTCGCGGAGGCTCGTACTCAAGGGCGTCCGATCTTGGTGGACTTCACCGCCGATTGGTGTGCGATTTGCGGGGTGAATCTCCGAACCAGCATTAAGATTCCTTCGGTCATTGAGAAGCTGAAGGAGATCAATGCGGTGGCGCTGCTTGGAGACTACACGACCACTCCCGATGATATTACCGACGAGTTGACCCGCTGGGGCCGTGCCGGGGTTCCGTTGGTCCTGGTTTACCCGGCGGACCCTCAATTACCACCGCAGGTGCTGCCTGAGGTGTTGACCCCGTCGATCGTCTTGGAGGCTTTGGCCAAGGCGGCGAAGTGA
- a CDS encoding TIM barrel protein → MWPGLVGKGSPGAEPSIDLDTMLDLTAKAEVNGVRFDGVDLFLYDPHVSIDIDDNGLKALADKIRSKGFVVGSVVAPVWFEGSAMGDEAKRKNWVDAVRKACRIAKRLRELGVRPYGVVRVDSAAGVHDWAKDPKNNTKLIAKTFKEGTKVAKDHGERLAAEGEICWGAMHSWKYMLQLLEEVDQPKYLGFQADMAHTLLYTLGYNAPEHRIVPAKFHWEPELFHAAMKKLTKALRPWTIDFHVAQNDATVKGSGSHDKTGRHCLATDPNGKLNIARDAGYWLRDDAGKVTKKFKHICWDGCMFPNDVMYKQQTWNDILASMIQVRENHGWKA, encoded by the coding sequence ATGTGGCCTGGTCTCGTGGGCAAGGGTTCGCCCGGGGCCGAGCCGAGCATCGATCTCGACACCATGTTGGACCTCACGGCGAAGGCAGAGGTCAACGGGGTTCGTTTCGATGGTGTGGACCTGTTTCTCTATGATCCGCATGTCAGCATCGATATCGATGACAACGGCCTGAAGGCTTTGGCGGACAAGATTCGCAGCAAGGGCTTCGTGGTGGGTTCGGTGGTGGCACCGGTCTGGTTTGAAGGTTCGGCGATGGGCGATGAGGCCAAGCGCAAGAACTGGGTCGACGCGGTTCGCAAAGCGTGTCGGATCGCCAAGCGCCTCCGGGAGCTGGGGGTTCGTCCCTACGGGGTGGTTCGGGTGGACTCCGCGGCCGGGGTGCATGACTGGGCCAAAGATCCAAAAAACAATACCAAGCTCATTGCCAAAACTTTCAAGGAAGGCACCAAGGTCGCCAAGGATCACGGCGAGCGTTTGGCCGCCGAGGGAGAGATTTGCTGGGGAGCGATGCACAGCTGGAAGTACATGCTCCAGCTGCTGGAAGAGGTCGATCAGCCGAAGTATCTGGGTTTCCAGGCCGACATGGCTCACACGCTCCTGTATACCTTGGGCTACAATGCCCCCGAGCATCGGATTGTGCCGGCCAAGTTCCATTGGGAGCCTGAGCTGTTCCACGCCGCCATGAAGAAGCTGACCAAGGCGCTGCGTCCTTGGACCATCGATTTCCATGTCGCTCAAAACGACGCGACGGTCAAAGGCTCGGGTTCCCACGACAAGACCGGCCGTCACTGCTTGGCCACCGATCCGAACGGTAAGCTGAACATTGCTCGCGATGCGGGGTATTGGCTGCGCGACGATGCCGGTAAAGTCACCAAGAAGTTCAAACACATCTGTTGGGATGGGTGTATGTTCCCCAACGATGTGATGTACAAGCAGCAGACTTGGAACGACATTCTGGCCTCCATGATCCAGGTTCGTGAGAACCATGGATGGAAGGCGTAA
- the radC gene encoding DNA repair protein RadC, with protein sequence MEPLRIKDLPVTDRPRERLSLLGPDSLRSAELIGILLRTGLQGASAVQVADNLLSRFPSLSELSRASLDELQQVRGIGFDKAVALQAAFTLARRIASEIRAEAPLLDTPDRVADLLREENKSYTVETFQAVLLNTRRRLLRVETVSQGTLDTLLIHPREVFRSAILANAAAVIVAHNHPSGDPTPSDADIRVTRDLIRVGQLLKIEVLDHIILGQQTDQRTKDYVSLRELGYWAGC encoded by the coding sequence ATGGAGCCCTTACGTATCAAAGACCTACCGGTCACCGACCGTCCCCGCGAACGCCTGTCCCTGTTAGGACCCGACTCACTCCGCTCCGCCGAACTCATCGGCATCCTGCTCCGGACGGGACTCCAAGGCGCCTCCGCAGTTCAAGTCGCGGACAATCTTCTGAGCCGCTTCCCGTCCTTGTCCGAACTCTCCCGAGCCTCCCTCGACGAACTCCAACAAGTCCGCGGCATCGGCTTCGACAAAGCCGTCGCGCTCCAAGCCGCGTTCACTCTCGCGCGACGGATTGCTTCGGAGATCCGGGCTGAAGCCCCCCTGCTCGACACACCCGACCGTGTGGCCGATCTGCTGCGCGAGGAAAACAAGAGCTACACCGTCGAAACTTTCCAAGCGGTCCTGCTCAACACACGACGTCGATTGCTCCGGGTGGAAACGGTGTCCCAAGGGACTCTCGACACCCTGCTCATCCACCCACGCGAGGTTTTTCGATCGGCCATCCTGGCTAACGCGGCCGCTGTCATCGTCGCCCATAACCATCCCAGCGGTGATCCCACCCCATCGGACGCCGATATCCGTGTCACGCGCGATCTCATCCGGGTCGGTCAATTGCTCAAAATCGAGGTCCTCGATCACATCATCCTCGGCCAGCAGACCGACCAACGAACGAAGGACTATGTCTCCCTGCGAGAACTCGGATACTGGGCAGGCTGTTGA
- a CDS encoding PQQ-binding-like beta-propeller repeat protein gives MKTRTILATWLCAGLTVQSVAAANTQDWPGWRGPSRNGIASPGQQPLTHWSETENILWKVPIPGRGHSSPTVVGDRIYLATADPVHLSQSVLCLDRLTGKEIWQSVVHPSDGDPGKQTHSSAASSTVTYDSGQLFISFLNGGSVYTTCLDLQGNQVWQQKICPFVTHQGFASSPVVHGTLILVSADHKGGGTIAALDRSNGKPVWTESRPKIANYTTPSILEVAGRTQMVLAGCNLVSSFDPLTGKKLWEIPGSTEECVGSAVTDGKRIFVSGGWPKNHAMAVEADGSGKIAWQNTARVYVPSMIAKDGYLFAVMDAGMAVCWKGETGEEQWKERLGGDVFASPIMVNDHIYASNLGGKTFVFEAKPKSFKLIATNQLGNEAYASPVICGSRIYLRVAVKGETRQEYLYCIGK, from the coding sequence ATGAAGACTCGCACCATCCTCGCCACCTGGCTCTGCGCTGGGCTAACGGTTCAGTCCGTTGCCGCCGCCAACACCCAAGACTGGCCCGGCTGGCGGGGGCCCTCACGCAACGGCATCGCGTCCCCCGGGCAGCAACCCCTGACGCATTGGAGCGAGACTGAAAACATCCTCTGGAAGGTCCCAATTCCCGGTCGGGGCCACAGCTCTCCTACCGTCGTGGGAGACCGAATCTACCTGGCCACCGCCGACCCGGTTCATCTTTCGCAATCGGTGCTCTGTCTGGATCGACTCACCGGGAAGGAGATTTGGCAGTCGGTCGTCCACCCCAGCGACGGCGATCCTGGCAAGCAAACCCATTCTTCAGCCGCGTCGAGCACTGTCACCTATGACTCGGGTCAACTCTTCATCAGCTTCCTCAACGGCGGCTCCGTCTACACCACTTGCCTGGATCTGCAGGGTAACCAGGTATGGCAGCAGAAAATCTGTCCCTTCGTGACCCATCAGGGATTTGCCTCGTCCCCGGTCGTGCACGGAACGCTCATTCTGGTCTCAGCGGATCACAAAGGCGGTGGAACGATCGCCGCTCTCGACCGCAGCAACGGCAAACCGGTATGGACAGAATCGCGGCCCAAGATCGCGAACTATACAACCCCTTCCATTCTCGAGGTGGCGGGTCGAACCCAGATGGTACTCGCCGGCTGCAACCTGGTTTCGAGCTTCGACCCTCTCACCGGAAAGAAACTCTGGGAGATCCCCGGCTCTACCGAGGAGTGCGTTGGTAGCGCGGTGACCGATGGCAAACGTATATTTGTCAGCGGCGGCTGGCCCAAGAATCATGCGATGGCTGTGGAAGCCGATGGATCGGGGAAAATTGCCTGGCAGAATACAGCTCGCGTGTATGTGCCCTCCATGATCGCCAAGGACGGGTATCTCTTCGCCGTCATGGACGCCGGAATGGCCGTGTGTTGGAAGGGCGAGACAGGTGAGGAACAATGGAAGGAACGTCTGGGCGGTGATGTCTTCGCCTCGCCAATCATGGTCAACGACCACATCTACGCCTCGAATCTGGGCGGGAAAACCTTTGTGTTCGAGGCCAAGCCGAAGTCCTTCAAACTGATCGCGACCAACCAGCTTGGCAACGAGGCCTATGCGTCGCCCGTGATCTGTGGAAGCCGCATCTACCTTCGAGTAGCCGTCAAAGGGGAGACGCGGCAGGAATACCTGTATTGCATCGGAAAGTGA